The DNA region CCGCCGCAGTCAGATCCGCCCCAGCAGGCGCCACCGGCCGAGCCGACCCCGGACCCAAGCCCGGCCGCGCCCCAGGTGCTGGTGCAGCACGGCGGTCCGTGGACCGCTTCCCAGGGCAACTCGGCGATCCGCTTCCCGCTCGCCGTGCCAGCGAATCGTGACGCCCTCGAGGTCGATCTCACGGTGACCGTGCCGGATCAGCTTCCGGGGCGCTTCGCCGGGGTGATCGCACTGCGGGCTCCCCATCCGAATCGCCCGAACCGTGAGATCACGCTCTGGCAGCTCCAGATCAACGGCACCAACGGCAAGGATCGCGCCTGGCTCAACCTCGGCGCTCCGCTCGGTGAGAGCGAGGGCGAGCAGTGGCGCGGCAAACGCCGCCGCTGGCGGCCGGGCAGCGAGCATCGGCTGCGCTTCCGTTGGGATTTCGCGAGCGGGGCCCTGGCCTATCGTGACCTCGATGCCGACGAAGTGGCGCCGGCCGGGATGGAGACGCCGCTGCGCATCACCGAAGGGCTGGTGCTGGTGGTCGGCCAGGCCAAGGCGTCGAAGGACGGCACCCACGTCCCGCCCTTCGGCTACACCTATCGCGACTTCGTCGTGCGGGTGCACTGAAGGCAGCCCCACTGGAGGCAGTCCCACTGGAGGCAGCTCCAGGCCGCCGGGCCAGGATTTCGTGGACCCATTGCGGGATCTCGTGACACCGTCCGGCGGCCCGCCTCGGAGGCCCTTTCCCCTGCTATGCTCCGCCGGTGATGGAGTGGGGAGAATTCGATCTCGAGCTGGTCGATGACGGCCTTTTTCGCCTTGATGGCGGGGCGATGTTCGGCACCGTGCCGAAGGTCCTCTGGGCGCGCCGCAAGGCGCCCGACGAGGACAACCGCATCACCATGGTCACCAACTGCCCGCTGCTGCGGCGCGGTGACGACCTGGTACTGATCGACACCGGCATCGGCGACAAGAACGATGAGCGCTTTCGGCGCTTGTTCGGCATGGCCGAGGACGCGGTGCGCCTGCCGGCGGCGATCGCCGCTGCTGGTTACGAGCTCGGCGACGTCACCCACGTCATCAATACCCATTTGCATTTCGACCACTGCGGCTGGAACACGCGCCAGGTCGGCGGGCGTCTCGAACCGACCTTCCCCAACGCTCGCTACTGGCTCAACCGCGGCGAGGTGGAGCACGCCCGCGCCCCCAACGTGCGCGACGGCGCGAGCTATGACCCACGCAACTGGGAGCCGCTCTTCGAGGCCGGCCAGGTCGAGCTGTTCGACGACGAGGCCGAGCCGGTGGCGGGAATCCGGGCGATCAAGGCGCCCGGACACAATGCCGACATGTGCGTGGTTCGGATCGACGGCGGTGGCGAGTACCAGGCGCTGTTTCTGGCCGATCTGGTGCCGACCGCGGCCCACGTTCCGTACCCCTGGGTGATGGGATACGATCTGTTTCCCGTCACCACGATCGAGAACAAGCAGCGCTGGCTGCCGCGGGCGGCGGAAGAGGGTTGGTTGGTGATCTTCGAGCACGATCCGGAAGTGCCCTTGGCGCGCCTGGTGCCCGATCGGCCGGGACGCTACCGGGCCGAGCCGCTGGTGGCGGAAGCCGCTTCATAAATAGAGAGTTTCGACGAGTTTTCCAGCAACGACCCGTGCGGTCGCACGAGTGGGAGATGCGATGGCCGAGCATGAATACGATCTGATCATCATCGGCAGCGGTCCCGGCGGCTACGTCGCCGGCATCCGTGCCGGGCAGTTGGGCATGAAGGTGGCGGTGGTGGAGAAGGACCCGAAGTTCGGGGGCACCTGCCTGCACCGCGGCTGTATCCCGACCAAGGCTTTGCTGCACACGGCGGCGGTGCTCGACGAAATCCGTCACGCCTCCGGCCTCGGCATCGAGGTGGCGGCGCCGCAGCTCGATCTCGCCAAGGCCCACCAGCGCAAGCAGAAGGTGGTCGACAAGAACGCCGGTGGCGTGCAGTTCCTGTTCAAGAAGAACAACGTCAAAGGCATCCATGGCTTCGGCCGCATCGTCGCGCCGAACCAGGTGGAGGTCGACAACGGCAAGGGCAAGGCCGTCTACACCACCAAGAACATCCTCATCGCCACCGGCTCGGTGCCGCGCGACCTGCCCTTCGCGCCGGTCGATGGCGAGCGCGTCATCAACTCCGATCACATGTTGAAGATCGACCATGTGCCGAAAACCATGGCGGTGCTCGGCGCCGGTGCAGTGGGTACCGAGTTCGCCTCCATCTTCACTTCCTTCGGCACCGAGGTGACCATCCTCGAGATGATGCCGCGGCTGCTGCCGCTCGAGGACGAAGAGGTGTCGGCGGAGCTCGAGAAGGCCTTCCGCAAGCGCAAGATTCGTTCCTTGACCGGCACCAAGCTGCTGTCCGTCGACAAGACCGACGGCGGCGTCAAGCTCGAGCTCGAAGGTCGCGACGCCCTCGAAGCGGAGGTGCTGCTGGTGGCCGTCGGCCGCGGTCCGGTGACCGAGAATCTCGGCCTCGAGTCGGTGGGCTTGACCACCGAGCGCGGCTACCTGTCGACCAACGGCACCATGCAGACCGCCATCGACAACATCTACGCCATCGGCGACGTCGTCACCGCCGGCCCGTGGCTGGCTCACAAGGCCTCGGCCGAGGGCATCCTGGCGGTGGAGCACATGGCGGGGCACGATGCCCGTCCGCTCGACTACGGCAAGGTGCCGTCGGTGGTCTACACCGACCCGGAGGTCGGGAGCGTCGGCCTGAGCGAGGCGGCGGCCAAGGAGCAGGGCTACGACGTGGCGGTCGGCAAGTTCCCCTTCAGCGCCTCCGGCAAGGCCGCCATCGAGGGCAAGACCGCCGGCTTCGTCAAGGTGGTGCGGGACCAGAAGTACGACGAAATCCTGGGAGTCCACATCATCGGTCCCCACGCTACCGACCTGATCGCCGAGGCCTGCGTGGCGATGTCCGTCGAGGCCACCACGGAGGAGCTGTTCCGCACCGTTCACGCGCACCCGACCCTCGCCGAGTCCGTGATGGAGGCCGCCCACGCTTCCCACGGCGCGGCGATTCACTTCTAGGGGAGTGGGCGTGTCGATCGGCCAACCAGGGGGTCTGAGGAGAGGGGGCGTCCGATGAGTCAGGGATTCGGACCGCTGCACCCCGGGGCGCAGGAGCCGGCCGGCGAGCGTCTGGCTCGCACCGAGCTCGGCGCCGAGGAGCAGAAGCGGCTCTACCACTTCATGAAGCTCACTCGCCGGGTGGAAGCCCGGCTGAGCAACCTGTACCGCCAGGGCAAGGTGGTGGGCGGGCTCTACTCCGGCCACGGCCAGGAGGCGACCTCCGTCGGCAGCGCCTTCGCCCTCGGCCCGCAGGACTTCATGGGGCCGATCATTCGCAACCTCGGCAGCATGCTGGTGCGCGGCGTCCAGCCGCGCGAGGTCATGACCCAGTACATGGCTCGCGGCACCAGCCCCACCGGTGGCAAGGACGGCAACACCCATTTCGGCGACCTCGAGCGCGGCCTGGTGGCGCCGATCTCGATGCTCGGGGCGCTGATTCCGGTGATGGCCGGGGTGGCTCTCGCGGGTCGCATGCAGGGCAAAGATCTCGTCGCCCTCACCTATATCGGCGATGGCGGTACCTCGACCGGCGATTTCCACGAGGGGCTGAACTTCGCCGCGGTGCAGGACCTGCCGTTGGTGGTGATCGCCGAGCACAACGGTTATGCCTACTCGACGCCGACGTCGAAGCAGATGAAGGTCGACAACATCGCCGCCAAGGCGGTGGGCTATGGCATCGCCGGGGAAATCATCGACGGCAACGACGTGCTGGCCGTCTACGAGGCCACCCGACGGGCCGTCGAGCGCGCCCGCGGCGGTGGCGGTCCGACCTTGATCGAGGCCAAGACTTTCCGCATGAAGGGCCATGCGGAGCACGACGATGCCGGCTACGTACCGCCGGAGCTGTTCGAAGAGTGGGCCGAGAAGGATCCCATCGAGCGCTTCGAGCGCCACCTGTTGGGCCAGGAGCTGGCGACGGAGGAGGAGCTCGCCGCGATCACGGCGGAGATCGAGACCGGCCTCGACGCCGAGGTCGACTTCGCCCTCGAATCGCCCTTCCCGCCGCCGGAGCGGGCCCTCGAGGGGGTGTACGAATGAGCGAGACCACCTACCTCGAGGCGATCCGCCGCGGCATGTGGGACGCCATGGAGCAGGACGAGCGGGTGTTCATGATCGGTGAGGACATCGGCATCTACGGCGGTGCCTTCCGGGTCACCCAGGGCTTTCTCGAGCGCTTCGGCGAGGAGCGCGTCATCGACACGCCGATCAGCGAGTCGGCGATCGTCGGTGCCGCCATCGGTGCCGCCATGATGGGCATGCGGCCGGTGGTCGAGATGCAGTTCATCGACTTCATCGCCTGCGCCTTCAATCAGATCGTCAATTTCGCCGCCCCCAATCACTATCGCTGGGGACCGGCGGTGCCGATGGTGGTGCGGGGACCGTGCGGCGGCAACGTCCACGGTTCGGCTTTCCACTCGCAGAACCCGGAGGGATTCTTCCACCGCGCGCCCGGCCTCAAGATCCTGGCCCCGGCGACCGTCGAAGACGCCTACGGACTGATCCAGGCGGCGATCCAGGATCCCAACCCGGTGCTCTTCTTCGAGCACAAGTTCCTCTACCGGCGGATCAAGGCCGAGCTGCCCGAAAATCCGGCGCCGGTGGAGATCGGCAAGGCCCGCCTGGCCCGCGAGGGCCGCGACCTCTCGATCATCACCTACGGTGCTATGCTCCACGTCGCGCTGGAGGCGGCGGAGATCCTGAGCGGTGACGGGATCGAGCTCGAAGTGCTCGACCTGCGCACCCTCAAACCCCTCGACGACGAAGCCATTCTCGCCACCGTGCGCAAGACGAGCCGCGTGCTGGTGCTCAGTGAAGAGCCCCGTACCGGCTCCCTCGCCGGCGAGGTGGCGGCGAGAATCTCCGAATCCGCCTTCGACTGGTTGGACGCGCCGGTGCAGCGCATGACTTGTCTCGATACGCCGGTACCCTACAGTCCACCGATGGAAGCCTTTTATTTGCCGAATGTCGAAAAGCTGGTCGCCCAGGTGCGCCAGCTCTCAAGCTACTAAAGAACGAGCAGGCTCGAGGGAGAGGTCTATGGCTACGGAAGTTGTTATGCCCCAGATGGGCGAGTCGATCGCCGAGGGCACGATCACCCGATGGCTGGTGCAGCCGGGCGACAAGGTCGACCGGGATCAGCCGTTGTTCGAGATCTCCACCGACAAGGTCGACGCCGAGATCCCCAGCCCGGTGGCGGGGACGCTGATCGAGATCAAGGCTCAGGAAGGCGACACCGTGCCGGTGGACGCAGTGGTGGCGCTGATCGGCGAGGCTGGCGAGACGGCCGCCGCGGCTCCGGCCGAGGCCGCGGCTCCGGCGGCTGAGGAAGCGGCTCCGGCGGCGGCGGCTCCGGCTCCGGCTCCGGTCGAGGAAGCGGCGGCGGCTCCGGCCCCGGCCAGCGATGGCGAGCGTCCCTTCGCCAGCCCGCTGGTGCGGCGCATCGCCAAGGAAGAAGGGGTCGACCTCTCCCTGGTGACCGGTACCGGCGTCAAGGGTCGCGTCACCAAGGCCGACATCATGGCCTATCTCGAGAACCGTGGCGCGGCGCCTGCTCCAGCGGCGGCTCCGGCCCCGGCAGCGGCGGCTCCGGCTCCGGCAGCTCCGGCTCCGGCCCCGGCGGCGGCTCCGCCGACCCCGGCGCCCTCGGCTCCTGCGCCCGCTCCCGCCAAGGCGGCGAGCGGTTTCTCGGTGCCCGCCTACGGTCCGAGGGAAGAGGTCGAGATCGA from Acidobacteriota bacterium includes:
- a CDS encoding MBL fold metallo-hydrolase, yielding MEWGEFDLELVDDGLFRLDGGAMFGTVPKVLWARRKAPDEDNRITMVTNCPLLRRGDDLVLIDTGIGDKNDERFRRLFGMAEDAVRLPAAIAAAGYELGDVTHVINTHLHFDHCGWNTRQVGGRLEPTFPNARYWLNRGEVEHARAPNVRDGASYDPRNWEPLFEAGQVELFDDEAEPVAGIRAIKAPGHNADMCVVRIDGGGEYQALFLADLVPTAAHVPYPWVMGYDLFPVTTIENKQRWLPRAAEEGWLVIFEHDPEVPLARLVPDRPGRYRAEPLVAEAAS
- the lpdA gene encoding dihydrolipoyl dehydrogenase; the encoded protein is MAEHEYDLIIIGSGPGGYVAGIRAGQLGMKVAVVEKDPKFGGTCLHRGCIPTKALLHTAAVLDEIRHASGLGIEVAAPQLDLAKAHQRKQKVVDKNAGGVQFLFKKNNVKGIHGFGRIVAPNQVEVDNGKGKAVYTTKNILIATGSVPRDLPFAPVDGERVINSDHMLKIDHVPKTMAVLGAGAVGTEFASIFTSFGTEVTILEMMPRLLPLEDEEVSAELEKAFRKRKIRSLTGTKLLSVDKTDGGVKLELEGRDALEAEVLLVAVGRGPVTENLGLESVGLTTERGYLSTNGTMQTAIDNIYAIGDVVTAGPWLAHKASAEGILAVEHMAGHDARPLDYGKVPSVVYTDPEVGSVGLSEAAAKEQGYDVAVGKFPFSASGKAAIEGKTAGFVKVVRDQKYDEILGVHIIGPHATDLIAEACVAMSVEATTEELFRTVHAHPTLAESVMEAAHASHGAAIHF
- a CDS encoding thiamine pyrophosphate-dependent dehydrogenase E1 component subunit alpha, which codes for MSQGFGPLHPGAQEPAGERLARTELGAEEQKRLYHFMKLTRRVEARLSNLYRQGKVVGGLYSGHGQEATSVGSAFALGPQDFMGPIIRNLGSMLVRGVQPREVMTQYMARGTSPTGGKDGNTHFGDLERGLVAPISMLGALIPVMAGVALAGRMQGKDLVALTYIGDGGTSTGDFHEGLNFAAVQDLPLVVIAEHNGYAYSTPTSKQMKVDNIAAKAVGYGIAGEIIDGNDVLAVYEATRRAVERARGGGGPTLIEAKTFRMKGHAEHDDAGYVPPELFEEWAEKDPIERFERHLLGQELATEEELAAITAEIETGLDAEVDFALESPFPPPERALEGVYE
- a CDS encoding alpha-ketoacid dehydrogenase subunit beta; this encodes MSETTYLEAIRRGMWDAMEQDERVFMIGEDIGIYGGAFRVTQGFLERFGEERVIDTPISESAIVGAAIGAAMMGMRPVVEMQFIDFIACAFNQIVNFAAPNHYRWGPAVPMVVRGPCGGNVHGSAFHSQNPEGFFHRAPGLKILAPATVEDAYGLIQAAIQDPNPVLFFEHKFLYRRIKAELPENPAPVEIGKARLAREGRDLSIITYGAMLHVALEAAEILSGDGIELEVLDLRTLKPLDDEAILATVRKTSRVLVLSEEPRTGSLAGEVAARISESAFDWLDAPVQRMTCLDTPVPYSPPMEAFYLPNVEKLVAQVRQLSSY